One genomic window of Conger conger chromosome 9, fConCon1.1, whole genome shotgun sequence includes the following:
- the rnf139 gene encoding E3 ubiquitin-protein ligase RNF139: MASAHARISQQALAVLDVALRVPCIFIIDAIFNSYYDPGSGWAGATGKVLLRFLGILVSSVVLVLSQRALFRFYMLFLAVLLGVVATLINYYATLHIDFYSAYYKAALGFRLLPRNGPTLWLGMAAVQLVFGIGYVALLNVQSVFAALVVLDIMIPIWGLIIELPMDVRQLVAIVSGLVLAVNTAVYLILKLKWFYYSCRYVFLLVRHMYRIYGVQLLVEDTWKRIRFPDVLRVFWLTRMTAQAIILVYVVKVVRNESGEQTYLTWDVFWDLISNLIISGCDSTLTVLGMSAVISSIAHYLGLSILAFIGSTEEEDKRLGFVAPVLFFILALQTGLSGLDPEERLVRLSRNMCLLLTAILHFIHGMTDPVLMSLSASHVSSVRRHLPVLLVSICLFVLPIVLSYALWHHYALNTWLFAVTAFCVELCLKVIVSLTVYTLFMVDGYYNVLWEKLDDYVYYVRSTGNVIEFIFGVIMFGNGAYTMMFESGSKIRACMMCLHAYFNIYLQAKNGWKTFINRRTAVKKINSLPEVKGDQLRDIEDVCAICYQEFATSARLTPCHHYFHALCLRKWLYIQDTCPMCHQKVYIEEEARDSAPFSNNNGYVAPNENVGEFAEAAGAEAAAAANEPELENELLEDNDSIEYDEDEWGTQNGGTPVEEDYINDDTDSSGE; this comes from the exons ATGGCGTCCGCTCATGCCCGAATCAGCCAACAGGCCTTGGCCGTACTGGATGTGGCATTGCGAGTTCCCTGCATCTTTATTATCGACGCCATTTTTAACTCTTACTATGATCCCGGGTCCGGGTGGGCCGGGGCCACCGGAAAGGTTTTACTCCGATTTTTGG GTATTCTGGTGTCCAGTGTGGTCCTGGTCTTGTCTCAGAGGGCCTTATTCAGGTTCTACATGCTGTTCCTCGCAGTGCTCCTGGGTGTGGTGGCCACCCTGATCAACTACTATGCCACTTTGCACATAGACTTCTACAGTGCATACTACAAAGCAGCACTGGGCTTTAGGCTGCTACCAAGGAATGGACCCACCCTGTGGTTGGGGATGGCTGCTGTCCAGCTCGTGTTTGGCATCGGCTACGTGGCGCTGCTGAACGTCCAGTCAGTGTTTGCGGCGCTTGTCGTCCTGGACATCATGATCCCCATCTGGGGGCTTATTATCGAGCTGCCCATGGATGTGCGGCAGCTGGTGGCCATCGTGTCTGGCTTGGTGCTGGCCGTCAATACGGCTGTGTACCTGATCCTGAAGCTCAAGTGGTTCTACTACTCCTGCCGCTACGTCTTCCTGCTGGTCCGGCACATGTACAGGATCTATGGGGTGCAGCTGCTAGTGGAGGACACATGGAAGAGGATCCGATTCCCAGATGTTCTCCGGGTCTTCTGGCTGACCCGGATGACCGCCCAGGCCATCATTCTGGTCTATGTGGTCAAGGTGGTCAGGAACGAAAGCGGTGAGCAGACCTACCTGACCTGGGACGTGTTCTGGGACCTGATTAGCAACCTCATCATCAGTGGTTGCGACTCCACGCTAACAGTTCTGGGTATGAGTGCTGTCATCTCCTCCATAGCGCACTACCTAGGGCTGAGCATCCTGGCTTTCATCGGCTCCACCGAGGAGGAAGACAAGCGGCTGGGCTTTGTGGCGCCGGTCCTGTTCTTCATCCTGGCTCTTCAGACTGGGCTGAGTGGCCTGGACCCCGAGGAGAGGCTGGTGCGGCTGAGCCGCAACATGTGCCTTCTTTTGACCGCCATCTTGCATTTCATCCACGGGATGACGGACCCGGTCCTCATGTCCCTGAGTGCCTCCCACGTCTCGTCTGTCCGCCGCCACCTCCCTGTCCTCCTGGTGTCCATATGCCTCTTCGTGCTGCCCATCGTGCTGAGCTACGCCCTCTGGCACCACTACGCCCTCAACACCTGGCTGTTTGCCGTCACTGCCTTCTGCGTGGAGCTCTGCCTCAAGGTCATCGTCTCCCTGACGGTTTACACCCTCTTCATGGTGGACGGCTACTACAACGTTCTCTGGGAGAAACTGGACGACTACGTGTACTACGTACGCTCCACCGGCAACGTCATCGAGTTCATCTTCGGGGTCATCATGTTCGGAAACGGGGCGTACACCATGATGTTCGAGTCGGGGAGCAAGATCCGGGCCTGCATGATGTGTCTGCACGCCTACTTCAACATCTACCTGCAGGCTAAGAACGGCTGGAAGACCTTCATCAACCGCCGGACTGCAGTGAAGAAGATAAACTCCCTCCCCGAGGTCAAGGGCGACCAGCTGCGCGACATCGAGGACGTGTGCGCCATCTGCTACCAGGAGTTTGCCACGTCGGCGCGCCTCACGCCCTGCCACCACTACTTCCACGCGCTCTGCCTGCGGAAGTGGCTGTACATCCAGGACACATGTCCCATGTGCCACCAGAAGGTGTACATCGAGGAGGAGGCCCGGGACAGCGCTCCCTTTTCCAACAACAACGGTTACGTGGCGCCCAACGAGAACGTGGGCGAATTCGCAGAGGCCGCAGGGGCGGAAGCTGCCGCAGCCGCCAACGAGCCGGAGCTGGAGAACGAACTCCTGGAAGATAATGACAGTATTGAGTACGACGAGGACGAGTGGgggacacaaaatggaggaacacCTGTGGAGGAAGACTACATTAATGACGACACAGACTCCAGTGGGGAATGA